A region of Jannaschia sp. W003 DNA encodes the following proteins:
- a CDS encoding NUDIX hydrolase: MKRTRQQIAALPLRWKGGEVEVLMITSRDTGRWVVPKGWPMRKTEPWAAAAIEALEEAGAKGRMAREVFGTYAYGKRLKGGDVVPCLVRVYPMIVEKLKRDWKERSERTRRWFPVAEAAGLVDEPELAELLMSLESKPTKTPVAGPLLRRAAS; encoded by the coding sequence ATGAAGAGAACGCGGCAGCAGATCGCGGCGCTCCCCCTCCGCTGGAAGGGTGGAGAGGTGGAAGTGCTCATGATCACCTCGCGCGACACGGGGCGCTGGGTCGTGCCCAAGGGCTGGCCCATGCGCAAGACCGAGCCCTGGGCGGCGGCGGCGATCGAGGCGCTGGAGGAAGCGGGTGCCAAGGGGCGCATGGCCCGCGAGGTGTTCGGCACCTACGCCTACGGCAAGCGCCTGAAGGGCGGCGACGTGGTGCCCTGCCTCGTGCGCGTCTATCCGATGATCGTCGAGAAGCTGAAGCGCGACTGGAAGGAGCGCTCCGAGCGGACCCGCCGGTGGTTCCCCGTCGCCGAGGCCGCCGGGCTGGTGGACGAGCCCGAGCTGGCCGAGCTGCTGATGTCGCTGGAGAGCAAGCCCACCAAGACGCCGGTGGCCGGCCCCCTGCTGCGCCGCGCCGCCTCCTGA
- a CDS encoding HAD-IA family hydrolase — MDFDAVIFDLDGTLVDSLPTIRRGFDAVADALGLPRPDRAAAQGFVGGGVPEAMRRMLGWAGADPALHARAVTVMMDRYGEAPPEANRPYDGARETVAALAARMPVGLCTNKPAGPTRALLDALALGPFGAVVCGGDLAERKPHPAPLRETARRLGARRALYVGDSEIDHAAAAAAGMRFAFFEGGYLNAPLGAPEPVLRFGDWAALRASLGV; from the coding sequence ATGGACTTCGACGCGGTGATCTTCGACCTCGACGGCACGCTGGTGGACAGCCTGCCCACGATCCGGCGCGGCTTCGACGCGGTGGCGGACGCGCTGGGGCTGCCGCGCCCCGACCGCGCCGCCGCGCAGGGCTTCGTGGGTGGCGGCGTGCCCGAGGCGATGCGGCGGATGCTCGGCTGGGCCGGCGCCGACCCCGCGCTCCACGCCCGTGCCGTGACGGTGATGATGGACCGCTACGGCGAGGCGCCGCCCGAGGCGAACCGTCCCTACGACGGCGCGCGCGAGACCGTGGCGGCGCTGGCCGCGCGCATGCCCGTCGGCCTGTGCACCAACAAGCCCGCCGGTCCGACGCGGGCGCTGCTGGACGCCCTCGCCCTCGGGCCGTTCGGCGCGGTGGTCTGCGGCGGCGACCTCGCGGAGCGCAAGCCCCACCCCGCGCCGCTGCGGGAGACGGCGCGGCGGCTCGGCGCGCGGCGCGCCCTCTATGTCGGCGACAGCGAGATCGACCACGCCGCCGCGGCGGCGGCCGGCATGCGCTTCGCGTTCTTCGAGGGCGGGTACCTCAACGCCCCCCTTGGCGCGCCGGAGCCGGTGCTGCGGTTCGGGGACTGGGCCGCCCTGCGCGCATCGCTGGGGGTCTGA